Proteins from a genomic interval of Clostridium scatologenes:
- a CDS encoding glucose-6-phosphate isomerase codes for MSRNLTLDLSKTMPYLQEHEIQSLQAFVNSAHKMLHEGTGAGSDFLGWVDLPVNYDKEEFERIKKAAEKIKKNSDALIVIGIGGSYLGARAAIEMLSHTFSTSISKDKRKSPAIFYVGNNISSTYMADLLEAIDGMDISINVISKSGTTTEPAIAFRIFKDLLEKKYGKEEARERIFATTDKAKGALKTLADVEGYETFVIPDNVGGRFSVLTPVGLLPIAAAGINIDEMLQGAADAREQYSSSDINKNIAYKYAATRSALYAKGKTTEMLVNFEPCLHYFGEWWKQLFGESEGKDNKGIFPAAADFSTDLHSMGQYIQEGLRVLTETFINIEKPRKNVIIEENKDNLDGLNFLAKKSMDFVNQQAFRGTILAHSDGNVPAMVVNVPELTPYYFGNMVYFFEKACGISGYLLGVNPFNQPGVEAYKKNMFALLGKPGYENMKAELEQRL; via the coding sequence ATGTCAAGAAATTTAACTTTAGATTTAAGTAAAACTATGCCTTATTTGCAAGAACACGAAATACAAAGCTTACAAGCTTTTGTGAATTCAGCACATAAAATGCTCCATGAAGGAACTGGTGCTGGCAGTGATTTTTTAGGATGGGTAGATCTTCCTGTAAATTATGATAAAGAAGAATTTGAAAGAATAAAAAAAGCAGCTGAAAAAATTAAAAAGAATTCTGATGCTCTTATAGTTATAGGAATTGGTGGATCATATTTAGGTGCTAGAGCTGCAATAGAAATGCTTTCGCATACTTTTAGTACTAGTATATCAAAGGATAAGAGAAAAAGTCCTGCTATATTTTATGTGGGAAATAATATAAGTTCAACTTACATGGCTGATTTATTGGAAGCTATAGATGGTATGGATATATCTATAAATGTTATATCGAAATCAGGAACAACTACTGAGCCAGCTATAGCTTTTAGAATATTTAAAGATTTATTGGAGAAGAAATATGGCAAGGAAGAAGCTAGAGAGAGGATATTTGCTACTACTGATAAAGCAAAGGGAGCATTAAAAACTTTAGCTGATGTAGAGGGATATGAGACATTTGTGATTCCTGATAATGTGGGTGGCAGATTTTCTGTTTTAACTCCAGTAGGATTACTTCCAATAGCTGCAGCAGGAATAAATATAGATGAAATGCTGCAAGGAGCTGCTGATGCAAGAGAACAATATAGTTCATCAGATATAAATAAAAATATTGCATATAAGTATGCAGCTACTAGAAGTGCGTTATATGCAAAAGGTAAAACTACAGAGATGTTGGTGAATTTCGAACCTTGTTTACACTACTTCGGAGAATGGTGGAAACAATTATTTGGAGAAAGTGAAGGAAAAGATAACAAAGGAATATTCCCAGCAGCAGCAGATTTTTCAACAGATTTACATTCTATGGGACAATACATTCAAGAAGGTTTAAGAGTTTTAACAGAAACATTTATAAATATTGAAAAGCCAAGAAAAAATGTAATTATAGAGGAAAATAAGGATAATTTAGATGGATTAAACTTTCTAGCAAAGAAATCTATGGACTTTGTAAATCAGCAAGCATTTAGAGGAACTATTTTAGCACATAGTGACGGAAATGTTCCAGCCATGGTTGTAAATGTTCCAGAATTAACACCATATTATTTTGGAAATATGGTATATTTCTTTGAAAAAGCTTGTGGCATTAGTGGATATTTATTAGGAGTAAACCCATTTAATCAACCTGGTGTTGAAGCATATAAGAAAAATATGTTTGCTCTTCTTGGAAAACCAGGGTATGAAAATATGAAGGCTGAATTAGAGCAAAGACTTTAA
- a CDS encoding YaiI/YqxD family protein: MRIIVDADACPGRHIIEKAAKENSIDVIMYCDISHVITSDYSTVKYVDKGFQSVDVALTNAAKKYDIIVTQDYGVAAMALGKKAYAISPKGYIYDDNNIDKLLFERHISAKVRRNGGKTSNPKKRTKIDDERLYKNLIKLIKDNLEEGTW, from the coding sequence ATGAGAATAATAGTAGATGCAGATGCATGTCCAGGAAGACATATTATTGAGAAAGCAGCAAAAGAAAATAGTATAGATGTAATTATGTATTGTGACATATCCCATGTAATAACTAGTGACTACAGCACTGTAAAATATGTAGATAAAGGATTTCAAAGTGTGGATGTAGCATTAACAAATGCTGCTAAAAAGTATGATATTATAGTTACACAGGATTATGGTGTGGCAGCTATGGCTCTTGGAAAGAAAGCCTATGCAATAAGTCCTAAAGGTTATATTTATGATGATAATAATATAGATAAGCTTTTGTTTGAAAGGCATATATCAGCTAAAGTAAGGCGGAATGGTGGAAAAACTTCAAATCCTAAAAAAAGAACAAAAATAGATGATGAAAGACTTTATAAAAATTTAATTAAATTAATAAAGGATAACTTAGAAGAAGGAACTTGGTAA
- a CDS encoding triple tyrosine motif-containing protein, whose product MNELEIKYNLESPQEKNSKILISINNVLEEKLMFKYMVGLNGIWSTLKDFSETTSVEWVPEEEGKYIIMVQARKGDSQKSFDYVSRENYIIGKVEEKLINNIGLDKYKLNLGEKVNLFVNTNKLPLMFRYWLKIDDKWEIIKDYSPDNTLSWTIKFEGKGEMLVECKNIDSQNNYDDFQTVEFDVMDLKKVEIQDFNSVNLDLIEGNELTFKVETSHEEGRNILYKFIKINGNGETECIQDYSTKRIVSYVESKSGEYRLLCLVKDMYSSKNFDDRAIINFFVKKYKDICIKTFTTDLNSPQLCETVINLKADVIGGKELLYKYIIEGNCNEDSGYIRTNSYDWKTKKPGNYKIYLWVKDKSSEEKYEACECIEFTVDEKSKEPVKINDVIMDKKHKVLINEPIKVKINASGGTDLEFSFIIRREKRVLETIDYDKNNTITFMPKEEGNYQFEARVKDKYSDRKFDCHYVFNLEVFRFIPGEIEYVLFPLKDYYVVGDKVMLNVITQNTSSILVNYVLRINDHKVEETGYTEDKRYSFVPKCSGSYTVEMYAKNKESNRIFDCKKCILVKIHEALPVTNTKIICDRTKFLCNDSATFTVKSEGGKDVLYEFFIMEKGEWTLVQNYSKKNYYTFIPFSKGQYKILVLAKSQYHKGSYEDYDMIDFFAE is encoded by the coding sequence ATGAATGAGTTAGAAATAAAATATAATTTGGAAAGTCCACAAGAAAAAAACTCGAAAATTCTCATTAGTATAAACAATGTATTAGAAGAAAAATTAATGTTTAAATACATGGTAGGCTTAAATGGAATTTGGAGTACTTTAAAAGATTTTAGTGAGACGACTAGTGTTGAATGGGTGCCAGAAGAAGAGGGTAAATACATAATAATGGTACAAGCTCGTAAAGGAGATAGTCAAAAAAGCTTTGATTATGTATCAAGAGAAAATTATATAATAGGAAAAGTTGAAGAAAAATTAATAAATAATATAGGTTTAGATAAATATAAACTTAATTTGGGAGAGAAAGTTAATTTATTTGTAAATACAAATAAACTTCCACTTATGTTTAGGTATTGGTTAAAAATAGATGATAAGTGGGAAATTATAAAAGATTATTCACCAGACAATACGCTTTCTTGGACAATAAAGTTTGAAGGAAAAGGTGAAATGTTAGTAGAATGTAAAAATATTGATTCTCAAAACAATTATGATGACTTTCAAACTGTAGAATTTGATGTAATGGATTTGAAGAAAGTAGAGATACAGGATTTTAATTCGGTTAATTTAGATTTGATAGAAGGTAATGAACTTACATTTAAGGTAGAAACATCTCATGAAGAAGGAAGAAACATACTTTATAAATTTATTAAAATAAATGGCAATGGTGAAACGGAATGTATTCAAGACTATTCAACAAAAAGAATTGTAAGTTATGTAGAAAGTAAAAGTGGAGAATATAGACTTTTATGCTTAGTTAAGGACATGTATTCAAGTAAAAACTTTGATGATAGGGCTATAATAAATTTTTTTGTAAAGAAGTATAAGGATATTTGTATAAAAACTTTTACTACGGATTTAAATTCTCCACAGTTGTGTGAAACAGTTATAAATTTAAAGGCAGATGTTATTGGAGGAAAAGAACTATTATATAAGTACATTATAGAAGGAAATTGTAATGAGGATTCAGGATATATAAGAACTAATAGTTATGATTGGAAGACCAAGAAACCAGGAAATTATAAAATATATTTATGGGTTAAGGATAAGAGTTCAGAAGAAAAATACGAAGCTTGTGAATGTATTGAATTTACAGTAGATGAAAAAAGTAAAGAACCTGTAAAGATTAATGATGTTATTATGGATAAAAAGCATAAAGTATTGATAAACGAGCCTATAAAGGTAAAAATCAATGCATCTGGAGGAACAGATTTAGAGTTTAGCTTTATAATAAGAAGAGAAAAAAGAGTTTTAGAAACGATTGATTATGATAAAAATAATACTATAACTTTTATGCCTAAAGAAGAAGGAAATTATCAATTTGAAGCTAGGGTAAAGGACAAGTATTCTGATAGAAAATTTGATTGCCATTATGTGTTTAATTTAGAGGTATTTAGATTTATACCTGGAGAAATAGAGTATGTTTTATTTCCTTTAAAAGATTATTATGTAGTTGGAGATAAGGTTATGCTAAATGTAATAACTCAAAATACTAGTAGTATTTTAGTCAATTATGTTTTGAGAATAAATGATCATAAAGTTGAGGAAACAGGATATACAGAGGATAAGAGGTATTCATTTGTGCCAAAATGTAGTGGTTCATATACTGTAGAAATGTATGCTAAAAATAAAGAAAGTAATAGGATATTTGATTGTAAAAAGTGCATTTTAGTAAAAATTCATGAAGCACTTCCAGTGACTAATACAAAAATAATTTGTGATAGAACAAAATTTTTATGCAATGATTCAGCAACTTTTACTGTTAAAAGCGAAGGTGGAAAAGATGTTCTATATGAATTTTTTATAATGGAAAAAGGAGAGTGGACTTTAGTTCAAAATTACAGTAAAAAGAATTATTATACGTTTATACCATTTAGTAAAGGTCAATATAAAATACTAGTTTTAGCTAAAAGCCAATATCATAAGGGATCTTATGAAGACTATGATATGATAGACTTTTTTGCAGAGTAG
- a CDS encoding lytic transglycosylase domain-containing protein has protein sequence MNVDNNKKVEQLVQAQLMTQIFKSAFGDSDSFGLILESLTKAFSDSNGNMDFSKLALGETDLSKLGYGAGERLNSIYKDLKSDIKSSNLTINEAVRKASQKYGVDSNLIMAVIKQESDFNPNSVSEAGAEGLMQLMPGTASELGVSNPYNIEENVDGGTRYLRSLLNMYADNKQLALAAYNAGPGTLQNRGVSNVSGISRLPYETRDYVNKVMKYYSGK, from the coding sequence ATGAATGTTGATAACAATAAAAAGGTAGAACAACTTGTACAAGCTCAACTTATGACTCAAATTTTTAAAAGTGCTTTTGGAGATTCAGATTCGTTTGGACTTATTTTAGAAAGCTTAACTAAAGCATTTAGTGATAGTAATGGAAATATGGATTTCAGTAAGTTGGCCTTGGGAGAAACTGATTTAAGTAAACTTGGCTATGGAGCGGGGGAAAGACTTAATTCTATATATAAAGATTTAAAAAGTGATATAAAAAGCAGTAATTTAACTATAAATGAAGCAGTAAGAAAAGCTTCTCAAAAATATGGTGTTGATAGTAATTTAATAATGGCAGTAATAAAACAGGAATCAGATTTTAATCCTAATTCCGTTTCAGAGGCTGGAGCAGAAGGTCTTATGCAGTTAATGCCTGGTACAGCTAGTGAACTTGGAGTTTCAAATCCTTACAATATAGAAGAAAATGTAGATGGTGGTACAAGATATTTAAGGTCTTTACTTAATATGTATGCAGATAATAAGCAATTAGCTTTAGCTGCTTATAACGCAGGTCCGGGAACTTTACAAAATAGAGGAGTATCAAATGTTTCAGGAATATCCAGACTCCCTTATGAAACAAGAGATTATGTAAATAAGGTTATGAAATATTATTCAGGAAAATAA